One Candidatus Poribacteria bacterium genomic region harbors:
- a CDS encoding CHAD domain-containing protein, producing MAKALTVKGIAPKKSLEECARRIITTRLHEMMSFKEGAIDGTDIEYVHDMRVASRRLRAAMRNFADCFTRKKKFRRHLKRVERITSKLGDVRDLDVLIDRFQKDLKTMPEDAQSDVQNLVRHLQREREERRVPMFRMFEELDKSNFERKFLKFFKV from the coding sequence ATGGCGAAGGCATTGACCGTCAAAGGTATTGCACCGAAAAAAAGTCTTGAGGAGTGCGCGCGCAGGATTATCACAACTCGGCTGCATGAGATGATGTCTTTCAAAGAGGGGGCGATTGATGGGACAGATATCGAGTACGTTCATGATATGCGGGTCGCTTCCCGACGGCTACGCGCTGCAATGCGAAACTTTGCGGATTGCTTTACCCGAAAAAAGAAGTTTCGTAGGCACCTCAAACGGGTCGAGCGGATTACAAGTAAGCTGGGAGACGTGCGCGATTTAGATGTGTTGATTGATCGCTTTCAAAAAGACCTAAAAACGATGCCCGAAGATGCACAGAGTGATGTTCAAAACTTAGTAAGACATCTCCAACGAGAACGGGAAGAGCGGCGGGTGCCGATGTTTAGGATGTTTGAAGAGTTGGACAAGAGTAACTTCGAGCGGAAGTTCTTGAAATTTTTCAAGGTATAG
- a CDS encoding CHAD domain-containing protein, producing the protein MAKAWKAKGIQPQSSYRWNAQVILAVKIQEVYSWVEFIRDPDKIKELHNLRISIKRLRYSMEFFAINYGEEFEDFLKILADLQEQLGDIHDCDVVEMVLTDYLQNLPNQGDSETDAIGINVLLLRYREMRKAKYQAFLEQWDALEEADFKGQLLRVVTGESGAAASS; encoded by the coding sequence ATGGCAAAAGCATGGAAGGCAAAGGGGATTCAACCACAATCAAGCTATCGTTGGAATGCACAGGTTATCCTTGCTGTAAAGATCCAGGAAGTATACTCGTGGGTGGAATTTATTCGCGACCCGGATAAAATCAAAGAACTTCATAACCTGCGAATATCAATTAAGCGGCTGCGCTATTCGATGGAGTTTTTCGCCATCAACTATGGTGAGGAGTTTGAAGATTTCCTGAAGATACTGGCTGATTTGCAGGAACAACTGGGGGATATTCATGATTGCGATGTCGTCGAGATGGTTTTGACGGATTATTTGCAAAATCTCCCGAATCAAGGGGATTCAGAAACTGATGCGATTGGCATCAATGTCCTTCTGCTCCGCTACCGTGAGATGCGGAAGGCAAAGTATCAAGCGTTCTTGGAGCAATGGGATGCACTTGAGGAGGCAGATTTCAAGGGACAACTCCTTAGGGTTGTTACAGGTGAATCGGGAGCAGCAGCATCCTCCTAA
- a CDS encoding ROK family protein: MAVNDDYVVGVDMGGTKILAAVINGKGEIVQQAKTATKPKKGPDEVIKRIERCIGEAIDGAELKPSQISAIGIGSPGPLDPETGVIIFAPNLGWSNVPLKAKLEANLGIPTFVDNDVNVGTLGEYAFGAGQGEKNLVGIFVGTGIGGGIILDGKLFHGVNKTAGEIGHMIVKANGPRCGCGNFGCLEAVASRTAITKKLQKAILKKGKKSILTKLNGGKLDQIRSQAIAKAVKRGDKPTIKVMQRAGKYLGISVASIVHFLNPEMVVLGGGVIEAMGDSLLDPIRQAAAKYALPTTMDGVQIVEATLGDNAGVIGAAVLARQRLS; the protein is encoded by the coding sequence ATGGCGGTGAACGACGATTATGTTGTTGGGGTCGATATGGGAGGCACGAAGATTTTGGCTGCCGTAATTAACGGTAAGGGAGAAATTGTTCAGCAAGCCAAAACGGCAACAAAGCCAAAGAAAGGGCCGGATGAAGTAATTAAACGGATTGAGCGATGTATCGGAGAAGCGATTGACGGTGCTGAACTCAAACCTTCTCAGATTAGCGCAATAGGTATCGGATCACCGGGCCCACTCGATCCGGAGACAGGTGTCATCATCTTCGCGCCTAACCTTGGTTGGTCAAATGTGCCGCTCAAAGCGAAACTAGAAGCAAACCTTGGCATTCCTACCTTCGTTGATAATGATGTCAATGTGGGGACACTCGGTGAATATGCCTTCGGTGCCGGACAAGGGGAAAAAAATCTCGTCGGGATTTTCGTCGGCACCGGAATCGGCGGTGGTATCATCTTAGATGGAAAACTCTTTCACGGTGTCAACAAAACCGCGGGAGAAATCGGTCACATGATTGTGAAAGCGAACGGTCCCCGGTGTGGTTGCGGCAATTTCGGGTGTCTAGAGGCTGTTGCCAGCCGTACCGCAATTACTAAGAAACTTCAGAAAGCTATCCTGAAAAAAGGGAAGAAAAGCATACTCACCAAGCTGAATGGCGGCAAACTCGACCAAATTCGGAGTCAAGCCATTGCTAAAGCTGTCAAGCGCGGCGATAAGCCGACGATTAAAGTGATGCAACGCGCCGGGAAATATCTGGGAATTAGTGTCGCCTCGATTGTCCATTTCTTGAACCCTGAAATGGTTGTGCTCGGTGGGGGTGTTATCGAAGCGATGGGGGATAGTTTGTTAGATCCGATCCGCCAAGCGGCAGCTAAGTATGCTTTACCCACAACAATGGACGGTGTTCAGATTGTCGAAGCAACTCTTGGCGATAACGCGGGTGTG
- a CDS encoding metallophosphoesterase — translation MRLWYIISDIHGSYRAFRNLLLHAQLVDENNQWIGGEAHLFLLGDYVTSGPDSKQVIDLIRSLECQVPDQVIALLGNHELLLLRAIHDKHHRQEWLANPEHWQTIASWAGANEELDNSLQSLHIEPLSTQTIAEIYQAVAKSDPASDLLIEQATQQWRFNHPHFTSDLWEVWSLFLRTIEADGTLEWIEKLPVAHRANEWGLFHAGPPIGFDGNINDLNNQFDVLRQAGSFAHPLLVSDGSLNSPVGTRRWWEEVSQVELLLNRFEIERCAFGHDPKAIEPRGIVGSVWDKAVSTDPYMRGNIEGMIRIHGSCVDAIYTDAAVSILQNIYPQRTFFTVNRLIG, via the coding sequence ATGCGTTTATGGTATATTATCTCAGATATCCACGGCAGCTACCGAGCTTTTCGTAATCTGCTACTGCACGCACAGTTAGTTGATGAGAACAATCAATGGATCGGTGGGGAGGCGCATCTGTTTCTCCTCGGAGATTATGTTACAAGCGGTCCCGATTCCAAGCAGGTAATCGATTTGATCCGATCGCTAGAATGTCAGGTTCCGGATCAGGTGATTGCGCTTCTTGGAAACCATGAACTCCTCCTCTTGCGCGCCATTCACGACAAGCACCATCGCCAAGAGTGGTTGGCAAATCCCGAACATTGGCAGACGATAGCTTCATGGGCGGGGGCAAACGAGGAATTGGACAATTCGCTGCAGTCCCTTCACATTGAGCCGCTTTCGACACAGACGATCGCAGAGATTTATCAGGCGGTCGCGAAATCCGATCCCGCTTCCGATTTGCTAATTGAACAAGCAACACAGCAGTGGCGGTTTAACCACCCTCACTTTACTTCGGATCTCTGGGAAGTGTGGTCGCTGTTTCTCCGTACTATTGAAGCGGATGGCACGTTGGAATGGATTGAGAAGTTGCCGGTTGCGCATCGGGCAAACGAGTGGGGATTATTCCACGCTGGACCGCCAATCGGGTTTGATGGTAACATCAACGACCTAAACAATCAGTTTGATGTTCTCCGCCAGGCGGGCAGCTTTGCACACCCGTTGTTAGTGTCTGACGGCTCGTTGAACAGTCCGGTTGGTACACGCCGCTGGTGGGAGGAGGTATCACAGGTGGAACTCCTACTCAATCGGTTTGAGATTGAACGGTGTGCTTTCGGGCATGATCCGAAGGCGATCGAACCGCGTGGAATAGTTGGAAGTGTTTGGGATAAGGCGGTGAGTACCGATCCGTATATGCGTGGAAACATCGAAGGCATGATTCGGATCCATGGCAGCTGTGTCGATGCCATTTATACGGATGCAGCGGTTTCGATTCTTCAGAACATCTACCCACAACGAACGTTTTTCACAGTAAACCGGTTAATCGGCTGA
- a CDS encoding CYTH domain-containing protein, whose translation MIEVEAKFQAESPQVFNQIRLQKQVAGYTLSDHRNTPQQDTYLDTTTGLLTRNGAALRIRQKILTAGVVEERIQLVTFKAQTEDIYTYTELEMPITDQQVQALLSGNLEKVHVEAVEVAVKHLKEEKVAPILHVENCRETWHLNAEAGGIEVCLDEVQYVNMDRTESVQEYGVELELKTGEPAFLEQIADALSQQYDLIPTFQSKYERGVRLLNVFGVKAEN comes from the coding sequence ATGATCGAAGTTGAAGCAAAATTTCAGGCAGAGTCGCCACAGGTGTTCAATCAGATTCGATTGCAGAAGCAGGTGGCGGGGTATACACTTTCGGATCACAGAAATACCCCGCAACAGGATACCTATCTCGACACAACCACCGGACTGCTTACACGAAATGGTGCTGCTTTGCGGATTAGGCAGAAGATTCTCACAGCCGGAGTCGTAGAGGAAAGGATACAACTCGTTACATTCAAAGCCCAAACCGAAGATATTTATACGTATACAGAACTCGAAATGCCGATTACCGACCAACAGGTGCAAGCACTCTTAAGTGGAAACCTTGAGAAGGTTCACGTTGAGGCCGTCGAAGTGGCTGTGAAACATCTGAAGGAAGAGAAGGTAGCTCCCATCTTGCACGTCGAAAATTGCCGTGAAACGTGGCACTTAAATGCGGAGGCGGGTGGTATCGAAGTTTGTCTTGATGAGGTACAGTATGTGAATATGGATAGAACAGAATCTGTTCAGGAGTATGGCGTCGAGTTAGAACTTAAAACCGGCGAACCTGCGTTCCTAGAACAGATTGCTGACGCATTATCTCAACAATACGATCTAATCCCGACCTTCCAATCGAAATATGAGCGAGGCGTAAGGCTCCTGAATGTGTTTGGCGTCAAGGCGGAGAATTAG